The following proteins are co-located in the Armatimonadota bacterium genome:
- a CDS encoding FtsX-like permease family protein, whose protein sequence is MIDIKKLAELSRQTDTDMTIGRQITLPWSNAFKISMRNVTLRLGRAAITASGVVLGIAFLMSVWTSRVAIEGIERFEQQSARAVSAVDEEGNLIGPGAEEALAEKNRRNARQNWLVVMSLLVCTVGITNSMLMSVTERFREIGTMKCLGALDIFIVRLFLIETAFLGFLGSVVGVIIGHLTMLVVYTIKDHSVAAKMDWGEMIVYVLIALAIGTFLSFLAAIPPAVRAARMPPAAALQTEI, encoded by the coding sequence ATGATTGATATCAAGAAGCTGGCGGAGCTATCGCGGCAGACCGATACGGACATGACCATCGGTCGTCAGATCACTCTGCCCTGGAGCAACGCCTTCAAGATCAGCATGCGGAACGTCACCCTGAGGCTTGGTCGCGCGGCGATCACGGCCTCCGGTGTCGTTCTCGGTATCGCGTTCCTCATGTCCGTCTGGACCAGCCGGGTCGCTATCGAGGGCATCGAGCGCTTTGAGCAGCAAAGCGCCCGAGCAGTGTCCGCAGTGGATGAAGAGGGCAACCTCATCGGTCCCGGGGCCGAGGAAGCGCTTGCAGAGAAGAACAGGCGCAATGCCCGGCAGAACTGGCTGGTCGTCATGTCGCTCCTCGTCTGCACTGTTGGCATCACCAACTCCATGCTCATGTCCGTTACGGAACGGTTCCGGGAAATCGGGACCATGAAATGCCTCGGCGCGCTGGACATTTTCATCGTCCGCCTTTTCCTCATCGAAACGGCCTTTCTCGGCTTCCTGGGTTCCGTGGTCGGTGTGATTATCGGCCACCTGACCATGCTCGTCGTCTACACCATCAAGGACCATTCCGTTGCGGCGAAAATGGACTGGGGCGAAATGATCGTGTACGTGCTCATCGCTCTGGCGATAGGCACCTTCCTTTCGTTCCTCGCGGCGATCCCGCCCGCGGTGCGTGCTGCGCGCATGCCCCCGGCCGCCGCGCTCCAGACCGAAATATAG
- a CDS encoding heparinase II/III family protein, whose product MPLLALIALVLSTPCSAQEVAHPVYPSNVTAAGVPSLQAAVKDLLAMSDQELRDFVPKVNGFLFCGCPNCDMGTQEGQIKWKGMADPDKAQCRFCGFEYPSDKYPENRTKTGTNFRGQTVTYRYYQDAEGNEYFFSGRISYDKKLWLSDRLLDLARLYAATKDPKVAHKAAVLLHALAEAYRGWCAHNDWPFRPKGPVPPKPPFPTTGGMWNRWFYVDVPKEPLLAYDLIAGSGALEELSAELGRDVRKQIEEDFFRFSVWFVRTYKEEYSNMSPGIYEGLIIAGRVLGDPSYVHDGVERFKGLLQRQFFHDGFWREGSISYHDQTIFWMNRVADMVKGYSDPTGYADETTGQRYDNLDLMAQFPLAKTALNMRQRYVYPDGRIIPTHDAWPYSSVRAPEQSEPWILPGMGQAILGFGKGQGQVQAHLHFSGGYGHEHRDNLHLSLHAAGHELLPDLGYTHTRYRAWTVCTPAHNTVAIDEQEQASRGHVCNLTLWAPEAGIAQVVEAESRASYPEKAEDFRRMLALVPVGDADAYVLDVFRVTGGAQHDYFLHGSADVEQTARCNAPLQSIDGSLLGPGVEFRLPTLGESDSGKAPAGRNPAYGFIQNLREGPAGQLLNITFEPEGAGARYTGSFLCEAGTRIALGDAPSIRRAKEDDKLVDRDRMPVAVLRRSAEAPLSSVFAAIHRGWDSVDPVQSVTRLDGVEAPPRALALEVRHAAGTDVLLSCAESGDPIRAGDSVVTDARFALIRRDGGGRLISASLVGGTVLEHGDVSLRCHGPMKGQLLRAGLLDAQGGRYGLDVSTRLPAGTALTGQMILLIHQDGRTHGHLIASVEDSGAGSRVWLDGDPGFVFQDEKTRFVSFPQGESVGPVQFAVESVIAVSRATD is encoded by the coding sequence ATGCCCCTACTTGCGCTGATCGCTCTCGTGCTCTCCACTCCCTGCAGCGCACAGGAGGTCGCCCATCCCGTGTATCCCTCAAACGTCACGGCAGCCGGCGTTCCGAGCCTTCAGGCGGCGGTGAAAGATCTTCTTGCCATGTCCGACCAGGAGCTGCGCGACTTTGTTCCGAAGGTCAACGGCTTCCTCTTCTGTGGCTGCCCCAATTGTGATATGGGCACTCAGGAGGGCCAGATCAAGTGGAAAGGCATGGCTGACCCGGACAAGGCCCAGTGCCGCTTCTGCGGGTTCGAATACCCCAGCGACAAGTACCCCGAGAACCGCACCAAGACCGGTACCAACTTCCGTGGCCAGACCGTCACCTACCGGTACTATCAGGATGCCGAGGGAAACGAGTATTTCTTCTCCGGAAGAATCAGTTATGACAAGAAGCTCTGGCTGTCCGATCGCCTGCTGGATCTCGCGAGGCTTTATGCGGCCACGAAAGACCCCAAGGTAGCGCACAAGGCGGCGGTTCTCCTGCACGCTCTAGCCGAAGCGTACAGGGGCTGGTGCGCCCACAATGACTGGCCTTTCCGCCCCAAAGGGCCCGTGCCGCCCAAGCCGCCTTTCCCCACCACTGGCGGTATGTGGAACCGTTGGTTCTACGTAGATGTGCCGAAGGAGCCGCTCCTTGCCTACGACCTCATCGCCGGTTCCGGCGCGCTCGAGGAGCTTTCGGCCGAGCTTGGCAGGGATGTGCGCAAGCAGATCGAGGAGGACTTCTTCCGCTTCAGCGTCTGGTTCGTGCGCACCTATAAGGAAGAGTACAGCAACATGTCCCCCGGTATCTATGAGGGGCTCATCATCGCCGGGCGGGTGCTGGGCGACCCCTCATATGTGCATGACGGCGTCGAACGTTTCAAAGGCCTCCTCCAGCGCCAGTTCTTCCATGATGGCTTCTGGCGCGAGGGGTCGATCTCGTACCACGACCAGACCATCTTCTGGATGAACCGGGTCGCCGACATGGTCAAGGGCTACTCCGACCCCACCGGGTACGCGGACGAAACCACCGGGCAGCGCTATGACAACCTGGACTTGATGGCCCAGTTCCCGCTGGCGAAGACCGCGCTGAACATGCGGCAGCGTTATGTCTACCCTGACGGCAGGATCATCCCCACCCATGATGCATGGCCATACAGTTCCGTGCGCGCGCCGGAGCAGTCTGAGCCGTGGATACTGCCGGGAATGGGGCAGGCTATCCTCGGGTTCGGCAAAGGGCAGGGACAGGTACAGGCCCACTTGCATTTCAGCGGCGGGTATGGCCACGAGCACCGGGACAACCTGCACCTGAGCCTCCACGCCGCCGGGCATGAACTGCTGCCCGATCTTGGCTACACCCACACGCGCTACCGGGCCTGGACCGTCTGTACCCCCGCCCACAACACGGTGGCTATCGACGAACAGGAGCAGGCATCCCGGGGCCATGTCTGCAATCTCACCCTCTGGGCGCCAGAAGCCGGGATTGCCCAGGTGGTCGAGGCAGAATCCCGGGCAAGCTACCCCGAAAAAGCCGAAGACTTCCGACGCATGCTGGCGCTGGTTCCCGTGGGCGACGCCGACGCATACGTCCTGGATGTTTTTCGCGTGACCGGCGGCGCGCAGCACGACTACTTCCTCCACGGAAGCGCCGACGTGGAGCAGACGGCGCGCTGTAATGCCCCGCTCCAGTCCATAGACGGAAGCCTGCTGGGGCCTGGCGTGGAGTTCCGGTTGCCCACTCTTGGCGAATCAGACAGTGGCAAGGCCCCGGCCGGCCGCAACCCAGCCTACGGCTTCATCCAAAACCTGCGCGAAGGCCCCGCCGGGCAGTTGCTGAATATCACCTTCGAGCCGGAAGGCGCCGGGGCCCGGTACACCGGCAGCTTCCTGTGCGAGGCCGGGACACGAATTGCCCTGGGCGATGCGCCCTCCATCCGCCGCGCGAAGGAAGACGACAAGCTTGTTGACCGCGACCGCATGCCCGTGGCCGTCCTGCGCAGGTCCGCTGAGGCCCCGCTGTCCAGCGTGTTCGCCGCCATCCACCGCGGCTGGGATTCAGTGGACCCGGTGCAGTCCGTGACCCGCCTGGACGGGGTGGAGGCTCCGCCGAGAGCGCTCGCGCTGGAGGTGCGTCACGCCGCCGGAACAGACGTCCTGCTCTCATGCGCCGAGAGCGGCGATCCGATCCGGGCCGGAGACAGCGTGGTCACTGATGCCCGCTTCGCCCTGATCCGCCGCGACGGTGGGGGCAGACTGATCTCCGCGTCGCTGGTCGGGGGCACGGTGCTGGAGCACGGGGATGTCTCCCTGCGCTGCCACGGGCCAATGAAGGGCCAACTGCTCCGCGCGGGACTGCTCGACGCTCAAGGCGGCAGGTACGGCCTGGATGTATCCACGCGCTTGCCCGCAGGCACTGCGCTGACCGGCCAGATGATCCTGCTGATCCACCAGGACGGCCGCACCCACGGGCATCTCATCGCTTCCGTGGAGGATTCAGGGGCCGGCAGCCGCGTCTGGCTTGACGGCGACCCCGGGTTCGTTTTCCAGGACGAAAAGACTCGGTTCGTCTCCTTCCCGCAGGGCGAGAGCGTCGGCCCGGTGCAGTTCGCAGTAGAGAGCGTGATTGCGGTGAGCCGGGCGACCGACTAG
- a CDS encoding prepilin-type N-terminal cleavage/methylation domain-containing protein yields the protein MRRTPFSGFTLIELLVVIAIISILASILFPVFARARAKGRQAACISNVYQITLAVVMYAQDYDETVVRGDADLNAATTDDQWYNGVFAYTRNRQILFCPDRKDSGPGYGLNIGASGQSLGNFWDPSTKIAVADVPPECVQGDGKISTSGRWWANDANNDICGAPADNSFIGNRYPQRHNDGIVFGYIDGHAKWGREEQLDQAVFWNPYTPTE from the coding sequence ATGCGACGAACACCGTTCTCGGGGTTTACCCTGATCGAGCTTCTGGTGGTCATCGCCATTATCTCGATCCTGGCCTCGATCCTCTTCCCGGTATTTGCCAGGGCGCGCGCTAAGGGGCGTCAGGCCGCGTGCATTTCCAATGTCTACCAGATTACGCTGGCCGTCGTCATGTACGCCCAGGACTATGACGAGACCGTGGTGCGTGGGGATGCGGACCTGAATGCCGCCACCACCGATGACCAGTGGTATAACGGCGTGTTCGCCTACACCCGCAACCGCCAGATTCTCTTCTGCCCTGACCGGAAGGACAGCGGCCCCGGCTACGGCCTGAACATAGGCGCGAGCGGACAGTCGCTGGGCAATTTCTGGGATCCGTCCACGAAGATCGCGGTCGCTGACGTCCCGCCCGAATGCGTGCAAGGCGATGGGAAGATCTCAACCAGCGGGCGCTGGTGGGCCAATGATGCGAACAATGACATCTGCGGAGCGCCGGCCGACAACTCCTTCATCGGGAACCGCTACCCTCAGCGGCACAATGACGGCATCGTGTTCGGGTACATCGACGGACACGCCAAGTGGGGTCGCGAGGAGCAATTGGACCAGGCGGTTTTCTGGAACCCCTACACCCCGACCGAGTAG
- the glpK gene encoding glycerol kinase GlpK, whose translation MPRDCILAIDQGTTSSRALVVGPSGDILAQQSCEFPQHYPRPGWVEHDLDEIWRSVVMSVSGAITGLAGGWSRIAAIGITNQRETVGIWDRESGRPLAPAIVWQCRRTARVCDDLRTRAGERIRQITGLTVDPYFSGPKLHWLLENPPNQDAHRIAAGTIDTWLVWRLTGRHATDPTNASRTMLFDIDARSWSEELLDLMRVPRQVLPEVVPSGGDFGFTSGMDGFPSGIPVRAVMGDQQSALFGQGCVRAGQAKNTYGTGCFLLANTGVDRADSSAGLLTTLACDASGNVCYALEGSVFIAGAVVQWLRDELQIIRDSSEIEALAASVPDTAGVHFVPAFVGLGAPYWDSAARGAILGLTRGAGRAHIARAALESIAHQSADVIDAMRTDGADIGELDVDGGACANDLLMQMQADLAGVTVVRPAQREMTALGAAYLAGISVGLWDHPWSLRSQDIVHFVPRLDETERARMRAGWRQAVAQVRRGI comes from the coding sequence ATGCCCCGCGACTGTATTCTCGCCATTGACCAGGGTACCACTTCCAGCCGCGCGCTGGTGGTGGGCCCGTCAGGGGATATCTTGGCCCAGCAGAGCTGCGAGTTCCCTCAGCATTACCCCCGCCCGGGCTGGGTGGAGCACGATCTGGACGAGATCTGGCGCAGCGTCGTGATGTCCGTAAGCGGCGCTATCACAGGCCTTGCGGGGGGCTGGAGCCGGATCGCGGCCATCGGCATCACCAACCAGCGCGAGACCGTGGGCATATGGGATCGCGAGAGCGGAAGGCCCCTTGCTCCGGCCATCGTCTGGCAGTGTCGGCGCACCGCGCGGGTGTGCGACGACCTCCGAACCCGGGCGGGCGAGCGCATCCGGCAAATCACTGGACTCACCGTGGACCCTTATTTCTCAGGGCCAAAACTGCATTGGCTGTTGGAGAACCCGCCCAATCAGGACGCCCACCGGATCGCCGCCGGGACGATCGACACCTGGCTGGTGTGGCGTCTCACCGGCCGCCACGCTACCGACCCCACCAATGCCTCGCGCACCATGCTGTTCGACATCGACGCCCGATCCTGGAGCGAGGAGCTGCTGGACCTGATGCGCGTGCCCCGGCAGGTGCTCCCGGAAGTCGTCCCTTCGGGTGGCGATTTCGGGTTCACCTCGGGCATGGATGGCTTCCCCTCCGGCATCCCGGTGCGGGCGGTCATGGGTGACCAGCAGTCCGCGCTCTTCGGCCAAGGGTGCGTGCGCGCCGGACAGGCGAAAAACACCTACGGTACGGGCTGCTTCCTGTTGGCGAACACCGGTGTCGACAGGGCTGACTCCAGCGCCGGCCTGCTCACCACACTGGCATGCGACGCATCTGGCAATGTCTGTTACGCCCTCGAAGGCAGCGTGTTCATCGCGGGAGCGGTTGTCCAGTGGCTCAGGGATGAGCTTCAGATCATCCGCGACTCTTCGGAGATCGAGGCCCTGGCGGCGAGCGTTCCCGACACCGCCGGGGTGCATTTCGTGCCGGCATTCGTGGGGCTCGGAGCGCCCTACTGGGATTCCGCCGCCCGAGGGGCAATTCTCGGCCTCACACGTGGCGCAGGGCGGGCTCACATCGCCCGGGCGGCCCTGGAATCCATCGCCCACCAGAGCGCGGATGTGATCGACGCCATGCGTACCGACGGGGCTGACATAGGCGAACTGGACGTGGATGGTGGGGCGTGTGCCAACGACCTGCTCATGCAGATGCAGGCTGATCTCGCGGGCGTGACTGTGGTTCGCCCGGCACAGCGGGAAATGACCGCGCTCGGCGCGGCGTACCTCGCCGGGATCTCTGTCGGCCTCTGGGACCACCCTTGGTCGTTGCGGAGCCAGGACATCGTTCACTTCGTCCCGCGGCTGGATGAAACCGAACGGGCTCGCATGCGCGCGGGATGGCGGCAGGCGGTGGCGCAGGTGCGGCGGGGAATTTGA
- a CDS encoding Gfo/Idh/MocA family oxidoreductase translates to MPGPISDPVRICLVGVSNFAQSHAGSIQRMVDEGLAILSCAVVRSPDKYADAVTNYKSRGVKVYTSYPEMLEAEKGNTELVALPVAIPDHGETSVMAMEAGYHVLCEKPPAATIEQLDAMIETSNRTGKVCCIGFQNQSKNTVRALKQAVCDGKLGDIEHIEVMATWVRKDSYYHRNDWAGKLIWQGKYCLDGPTQNALAHYLFNALYWASPKWLHADDPVRVRGEMYHAHPITGSDLGAIKAETAGGVDITYLVTLAGWENIGPLSKVYGTKGMAEWSMNGPTILRVEGRPEQVIEWDRQREHDEVFRNAILYIRGLTPELNCPAAMTRPYTVAVNAGFQSNGAPTAIPAEYVTRYEEEDGDVFTAINDIEAIIRRGYEERKTYSDMGIEWARETPWVDTRDYREFRPDF, encoded by the coding sequence ATGCCTGGCCCGATTTCCGATCCGGTTCGCATCTGCCTGGTGGGCGTGTCCAATTTCGCCCAGAGCCATGCCGGGTCCATCCAGCGCATGGTGGACGAAGGACTCGCCATCCTGTCTTGCGCTGTGGTGCGCAGCCCGGATAAGTACGCCGACGCCGTGACGAACTACAAGAGCCGGGGCGTGAAGGTCTACACCTCGTACCCGGAGATGCTCGAAGCCGAGAAAGGCAACACCGAACTGGTTGCGCTTCCGGTGGCAATTCCCGACCACGGCGAGACCTCAGTCATGGCCATGGAGGCCGGCTACCACGTGCTGTGCGAGAAGCCCCCTGCCGCCACCATCGAGCAACTGGATGCCATGATCGAGACTTCCAATCGCACCGGCAAAGTCTGCTGTATCGGGTTCCAGAATCAGTCCAAGAACACGGTCCGCGCCCTGAAGCAGGCGGTGTGCGACGGGAAGCTTGGGGACATCGAGCACATCGAGGTCATGGCGACCTGGGTGCGCAAGGATTCGTACTACCACCGCAATGACTGGGCGGGCAAGCTTATCTGGCAGGGCAAGTACTGCCTGGATGGGCCCACTCAGAACGCCTTGGCGCACTATCTCTTCAATGCCCTCTACTGGGCCAGCCCGAAGTGGCTTCACGCCGATGACCCGGTGCGCGTGCGGGGCGAAATGTACCACGCGCACCCCATCACAGGTTCCGATCTGGGCGCGATCAAGGCCGAGACGGCGGGTGGCGTCGACATCACTTATCTCGTGACACTCGCGGGGTGGGAGAACATCGGCCCGCTCAGTAAGGTCTATGGAACGAAAGGCATGGCGGAGTGGTCCATGAACGGCCCCACGATCCTGCGCGTCGAGGGCCGGCCCGAGCAGGTCATTGAGTGGGACCGCCAGCGCGAGCACGACGAGGTGTTCCGCAACGCCATCCTGTACATCCGCGGGCTGACCCCGGAGCTCAACTGCCCGGCGGCCATGACCCGGCCCTACACAGTGGCGGTGAATGCCGGGTTCCAGTCCAACGGTGCGCCAACGGCAATCCCGGCGGAGTATGTGACCCGGTACGAAGAGGAAGATGGTGACGTGTTCACCGCCATCAACGATATTGAGGCCATCATCCGGCGCGGATATGAGGAGCGCAAGACCTATTCGGACATGGGCATCGAGTGGGCCCGCGAGACGCCCTGGGTGGACACCCGCGACTACCGGGAGTTCAGGCCTGATTTCTGA
- a CDS encoding PH domain-containing protein: MAYDGYPEGYAANLRRELEAAEPVLWEGRPVRRGFRFRLGPSSCMGVPFLAFSLFWTGMAFYMTSQVPAGDDLGGAMRYIFPLFGVPFIVVGFGLCFGPSIVATAGLRNAEYLVTDKRVLVRGGASKITITQAPLTDVTSVTSSGGAVGSLTLYFASPPASRMADGTPATNTENTLVFESIPNPSQVRVLVEDAVRRAKESKAK, translated from the coding sequence GTGGCATACGACGGTTACCCCGAGGGGTACGCGGCCAACCTTCGACGGGAGCTTGAGGCAGCCGAACCGGTGCTGTGGGAGGGGCGTCCGGTTCGGCGCGGGTTCCGCTTCAGACTCGGGCCCAGCAGTTGCATGGGCGTGCCCTTCCTGGCCTTCTCTCTCTTCTGGACAGGCATGGCTTTTTACATGACCAGCCAGGTTCCTGCCGGAGACGACCTCGGGGGCGCCATGCGCTACATCTTTCCGCTTTTCGGCGTGCCCTTCATAGTGGTGGGCTTTGGCCTGTGCTTCGGTCCGTCCATCGTCGCCACCGCAGGCCTCAGGAATGCGGAGTACCTGGTCACCGACAAGCGGGTGCTGGTGCGTGGCGGCGCGAGTAAGATCACCATCACCCAGGCCCCGCTTACGGATGTGACAAGCGTGACTTCCAGCGGCGGCGCGGTGGGTTCGTTGACGCTGTACTTTGCATCGCCCCCAGCCAGCCGCATGGCCGACGGCACGCCCGCCACCAACACCGAGAACACGCTGGTTTTTGAGAGCATCCCGAACCCATCACAGGTGAGGGTGCTAGTGGAGGATGCGGTGAGGAGGGCGAAGGAGAGTAAGGCGAAGTGA
- a CDS encoding aldo/keto reductase codes for MQLRRLGHTEILVSAVGMGCWAIVGDSTWGSQDDSDTFAAIRAAMDSGINFFDTAEAYGDGYSEELLAKAFKGIRDRVVIASKASPNHHAPADLKKACEGSLRRLSTDYIDLYQLHWPSRAVGFDETWAMMEQLIREGKVRVAGVSNFGAEDLSALLETGKPASNQLCYNLLFRAIEFEIQPLCLEKEISIICYSPIMQGLLTGKFASPDDVPEGRARTRHFSKDRPQARHSEDGAEEETFAALDRIREISRNIGAEMVDVALAWLLYRPGVASVISGIRNAKQAAENARAAALELDPGTVEELARATDGLKEKLGANADMWQTESRIR; via the coding sequence ATGCAGTTGCGTCGGCTGGGACACACAGAGATCCTGGTATCCGCCGTGGGTATGGGCTGCTGGGCAATCGTCGGGGATTCCACCTGGGGCAGCCAGGATGACTCGGACACTTTCGCTGCCATTCGCGCCGCCATGGACTCCGGCATCAACTTCTTCGACACCGCCGAAGCCTATGGGGACGGCTACTCCGAGGAGCTTCTCGCGAAGGCCTTCAAAGGCATCCGGGACAGGGTGGTGATCGCCTCGAAGGCCTCGCCCAATCACCACGCCCCGGCGGACCTGAAGAAGGCCTGCGAGGGCAGCCTGCGCCGGCTGAGCACCGATTACATTGACCTGTACCAGCTTCACTGGCCCTCGCGCGCGGTGGGGTTCGACGAGACCTGGGCGATGATGGAGCAGCTCATCCGCGAAGGCAAGGTGCGCGTTGCGGGGGTCTCCAACTTCGGCGCCGAGGACCTGTCGGCGCTGCTTGAGACCGGCAAGCCCGCCTCGAACCAGCTCTGCTACAACCTGCTGTTCCGGGCCATCGAGTTCGAGATCCAGCCCCTGTGCCTGGAAAAGGAGATCAGCATCATCTGCTACAGCCCCATCATGCAGGGACTGCTCACCGGCAAATTCGCCTCGCCGGATGATGTGCCCGAGGGCCGGGCACGCACAAGACATTTCTCCAAGGACCGGCCCCAGGCGCGACATTCCGAAGACGGCGCCGAGGAGGAAACCTTTGCGGCCCTGGACCGCATCCGGGAGATCAGCCGCAACATCGGGGCGGAGATGGTGGATGTGGCGCTGGCGTGGCTGCTGTATCGCCCCGGGGTGGCGAGTGTGATTTCTGGAATCCGCAATGCGAAACAGGCTGCCGAGAACGCCCGGGCCGCGGCGCTGGAACTGGACCCGGGGACCGTGGAGGAGTTGGCCCGCGCCACCGACGGACTCAAGGAGAAGCTGGGCGCGAACGCGGACATGTGGCAGACGGAGTCGCGGATCCGATAA
- a CDS encoding sulfatase has product MNFIIIMLDSLRPDHLGCLGSPDVKTPHIDRFAAQSAVFETAYAEFPNTIPARTAFVSGMYTFPCRPWQALEPDDLHVAEILRDAGYHTAALSDTPFNNGARMDRGFAEFRHFPTGKCLPPADGRDLVDFSEAFFPPGYPEKEVLYYAKTMTNRALCLEKYGMTPGEYFFDEVCRWLRQDHSAPFFLWVDSFQPHEPWDAGEPYRSMYEPRFGYDGRYLPMPMAPDSDKWMMPGDIEHVRALYKASATETDEYVGRVLGTIDQCGLAEDTVVMILSDHGMPLGEHGLVRKFGYPVYDELARIVWIMRVPGAGVEGARSSALVSNVDFLPTLLAMAGIEIDIALPGHDIMQLARGEKASVRENLYLGAYNYRTGVRTATHKFIDNRGEKSNELFDMVADPAEQHNIADDNPELVHELHRRIWDFHEPWKVKMSRHHKAD; this is encoded by the coding sequence ATGAACTTCATAATCATCATGCTCGATTCCCTGCGGCCCGATCACCTGGGCTGTCTGGGAAGCCCCGACGTCAAGACCCCGCACATCGATCGTTTTGCGGCGCAATCTGCCGTGTTCGAGACCGCTTACGCGGAGTTCCCGAACACAATCCCGGCCCGCACGGCCTTCGTGTCCGGGATGTACACCTTCCCCTGCAGGCCGTGGCAGGCGCTGGAGCCTGATGACCTGCATGTCGCCGAGATACTGCGCGATGCGGGGTACCACACGGCGGCCCTGTCCGACACGCCCTTCAATAACGGTGCGCGCATGGACCGTGGGTTCGCGGAGTTTCGGCATTTCCCCACGGGCAAGTGCCTGCCGCCTGCCGATGGCCGGGACCTGGTGGATTTTTCCGAAGCTTTCTTCCCGCCGGGGTATCCCGAGAAGGAAGTCCTCTACTACGCCAAGACCATGACCAACCGGGCACTGTGCCTGGAGAAGTACGGCATGACCCCGGGCGAGTATTTCTTCGATGAAGTGTGCAGATGGTTGCGTCAGGACCACTCGGCGCCTTTCTTCCTGTGGGTAGACAGCTTCCAGCCCCACGAACCCTGGGATGCAGGGGAGCCGTATCGCAGCATGTATGAACCCCGGTTCGGCTATGACGGGCGATACCTGCCCATGCCCATGGCGCCGGATTCCGACAAGTGGATGATGCCCGGGGACATCGAGCATGTGCGCGCGCTGTACAAAGCTTCGGCCACGGAAACTGACGAGTACGTGGGGAGAGTTCTCGGTACCATCGACCAGTGCGGCCTCGCCGAGGATACCGTCGTGATGATCCTGTCCGACCATGGCATGCCCCTGGGTGAACACGGACTGGTGCGGAAGTTCGGCTACCCGGTGTACGATGAACTGGCGCGAATCGTATGGATAATGCGGGTCCCCGGTGCGGGAGTTGAAGGCGCGCGGTCGTCGGCGCTGGTCTCAAATGTTGATTTCCTGCCCACACTTCTTGCCATGGCCGGCATCGAAATCGACATAGCTCTGCCGGGACACGACATCATGCAGCTTGCCCGAGGTGAGAAGGCGTCCGTGCGCGAGAACCTCTACTTGGGGGCCTATAACTACCGAACCGGCGTGCGGACCGCGACCCACAAGTTCATTGACAACCGGGGCGAGAAAAGCAACGAACTGTTCGACATGGTGGCCGACCCCGCGGAGCAGCACAACATTGCTGATGACAACCCGGAACTGGTGCATGAACTGCACCGTCGGATCTGGGACTTCCACGAACCGTGGAAGGTGAAGATGTCGCGCCACCACAAAGCCGACTGA
- a CDS encoding EamA family transporter — protein MNILGFSVALLSMFLFGLYMVPRKLSSLRDYDFVLSMCIGAVITTQIARLVVNGPSVGDTSTVGLALSFACGPIWTLGILFYTLSVSQMGLTLATPIKNTTAVLGTLLGLLVFAEWRDTNAALALIGSVLVVACAVILSRASDRTCERSCINPLGTVFALLAAVFFAAYTVPLKLAQKSGLDSTTIMAWMGLGTLLGGLVLFLVFSRNRRRWLRERLRDHLFAALAGCIWALATISMSEAIRLIGLSITWPVTNLNTIVTVGAGILIFREIDAARHRATIALAMVCAVLGSGLLGLAK, from the coding sequence TTGAACATCCTTGGTTTCTCTGTCGCATTGCTGTCCATGTTCCTGTTTGGCCTGTATATGGTCCCGCGGAAGCTGAGCAGTCTGCGGGACTATGACTTTGTGCTGTCTATGTGCATCGGCGCCGTCATCACGACCCAGATCGCGCGGCTTGTGGTGAACGGTCCTTCGGTCGGGGATACCAGCACCGTGGGCCTCGCATTGTCCTTCGCCTGCGGCCCCATCTGGACCCTCGGGATTCTCTTTTACACGCTCTCCGTGTCACAGATGGGCCTGACCCTGGCAACACCCATCAAGAATACCACCGCTGTCCTCGGTACGCTCCTGGGCCTGCTGGTGTTCGCCGAGTGGCGTGACACCAACGCGGCGCTGGCGCTGATAGGCAGCGTGCTGGTGGTAGCCTGCGCGGTGATCCTCTCTCGCGCTTCGGACCGCACTTGCGAGCGCAGTTGCATCAATCCGTTGGGCACAGTCTTCGCCCTCCTCGCGGCGGTGTTTTTCGCCGCGTACACGGTGCCCCTGAAACTGGCACAGAAGTCGGGCCTGGACAGCACCACTATCATGGCCTGGATGGGCCTGGGCACGCTCCTGGGCGGGCTGGTGCTGTTTCTGGTGTTCAGCCGCAACCGCAGGCGCTGGTTGAGGGAGCGGCTGCGAGACCACCTTTTCGCGGCCCTCGCCGGATGCATCTGGGCTCTGGCGACCATCAGCATGTCCGAAGCGATCCGGCTCATCGGGCTATCCATAACCTGGCCCGTGACGAACCTGAATACCATCGTGACCGTCGGTGCCGGGATTCTCATTTTCCGGGAAATCGACGCAGCGCGACACCGCGCAACAATCGCCCTCGCCATGGTGTGCGCGGTGCTGGGATCAGGCCTTCTGGGCCTCGCGAAGTGA